GACAGGGAGCATGATGTTGGTGAAGCCCAGGGCCTGCAGGAActctctgctgccctccacaGAACGAACTTTCtcctgaaataaatcaaaaagagGGAATGAtatgaaagaaatgcagaaacatcTTCCTCAAGGCAACACACAAGGAGATGCTGTAAAATCTGTCAGAAACGTGCAAACACACCTGGTACACCTTGTTGCTGAGTTTAATCTTCCTGTATTTCTCCTCTGTGGGATTCTTGCATATATTGTCAACATACCTATtgacaaaacaatgaagaaCATGAAATTACATTAGATCTTCAGCTCTGCaagaagaacagaaaacaagTCACAAACTGAAGCCTGTCAGCAGTGTCTTACTTGCTTATGATGTCCACAGCagccttcactttctctctgtctttgttaaATGTGTGGACCATCATAACAGAGGCCTCAACTGCATCCTCCTCAAACCGCTGACAGTAACAACAGAGAGCATGTTTTATCAACAAGATGTTCAGATTCAGTTATTGTGCAGCTAAGAATTACAAACACGTTCTGATTCGTGCTACAAGAACAACAAGCGACAACATCTTCAGACGTACCATTAAAATGGCCTCTTTAATGTGTACCTCCCTCTCACTCTTAGTTAAAGTGGCTCCAGTTAGCGGACAGGTGAAATACACACCTGACACTGACAGGCAGGCAGCATCTTTCACCGGCACTTTGGATCCCTGCAGAGAATTGTCAATCGTCAGACTTGAAAGTGATCACTGCGAGCTAACGTAACCTTAATTGCGTCATTTGATTTAACCTAAAACATCACTGTCACGCgtacctctgctgcagctgccttttctttttcagccagtgcagctgcctctgcctccagctctctTTTAACTGcgagcaaacacagaaaatcatgCAGTTATATGTCTTTTCTAGTAACCATGTCTTTAACATGACAACAGATTATGGATTTTAAATGATTTAGACAcattttttgaagaaaaaaccctcaaacacagagaacagaagcAGGACTAACAGTCAAGTGAAAAACACCACTTTGCATGTAGCAAAGTGGCAAACCAAATAATCTGAcctgctcacacagacacaagtataaaaataaaaacctcaGACCATCAGGAACAGGGatgcactgatgtgttttaaaagcCAAAGATAGTAATCCAAGTCAGCAAATAATAGCAATGATATGTAATTATTACACAACAGAGTTAAACTTTACAAAAATGCCTTTGTTTTGGTGATCTAGTAGTTTTCAGGAGGAGATACATTTCAGAGATGTGGAAGACAACAAATCtgcaacaactactggatggacaCTAATATTACTTTCTAAGATTTGCATagactgacagtgacagctgctcTATAAACTGCGTGTTTAATGAGGACTGTCTTCACCACAAGCCACGACCTTGATCTGAGTAAGTGCTCCACAAACCCAAACCTCCGTAATACGTAATAATTTAAAGCATCATTACTCAAGGCAATCACGCCCTATTATTCCAAAAACAAGCGATGTGAGGGGGTGGATCTCATCTCATTTTGATTCAGGCACCACCCCGAGTGAACCACAGCTGGATGAGGGTTGCTGGTCTCACCCTGGTTCCTGATGGCGTCCTGAGAGGTGTGGACCTTCGGCCGCTGGTGCTGCTCAATCCTGGCCAGggctgcagctccagccatcTGGGCTCCTTCACTTGGAGCATGGCGATTATTCTTGGCACTGGAGCTGCTCTGCACCCTATCGGGCTTCGAACTACAGTGTTacgaagacagaaaagagaagtgagGAGACATGTTGTGGATTCATGTTGGCCCTTATAAGTCTGTTCCCACGCAGCCACAAATGTTGCTGTGATGTTAACACACGAGAAATGTGCATCTTAGCTTGCTGCGCTACTTCACATGCTAACACCATACTATCCAAACGCCAGAGACACAGCAAGTCTATTTACTAGTGAGCAGTTCGGTGGCTTAACCACGAGTAAAAGTAACTTCAGTTACTAAAACCATCGGCTAAATAAGCTTGTTCAGGGATTATCGTTAGCGTTAACTGTTAGCTTCCCTGAAATTAGACGAGCGTCTCCCGCTGTGCTGAGTATTAACGTTATATAATCCAATAGTCAGTGGAGGAAAACAGTTAATGTTAGCCCGCTAAATGCTACCTTCaaacagtgagaaaacactAATCAGCACTGTTCTAGTTAGCTTTACGACATGCTAACAGCGACCCAATAATCCTTCATGACATCAACTAGCTAATTGCTAACTCAATTTTTGCAGACGTTAGACAGCTAGCTATGTGGCTAACGTTGCAGGAGCGTAGAAAAGTTTTCTATTTGCCTGGTTTCATCTGTCAGTTTCTTCCCAGGTCCCGCAGATTTAAATTTTATGTCTTTCTTAATGTCGTCGAAAAACTTCTTCATATCTTTTAGCTGTCACAGATCCGACGTGATAgcagaaaatacagacagaTGAGGAGCGCCTGACTAACCT
The Chaetodon auriga isolate fChaAug3 chromosome 3, fChaAug3.hap1, whole genome shotgun sequence DNA segment above includes these coding regions:
- the ubxn6 gene encoding UBX domain-containing protein 6; this encodes MKKFFDDIKKDIKFKSAGPGKKLTDETSSKPDRVQSSSSAKNNRHAPSEGAQMAGAAALARIEQHQRPKVHTSQDAIRNQVKRELEAEAAALAEKEKAAAAEGSKVPVKDAACLSVSGVYFTCPLTGATLTKSEREVHIKEAILMRFEEDAVEASVMMVHTFNKDREKVKAAVDIISKYVDNICKNPTEEKYRKIKLSNKVYQEKVRSVEGSREFLQALGFTNIMLPVEGQEEEEEFLVLVEQSPDALELMKERRDRLQRGEPVRAQLNRQPQAFRPSPNAQRFELPPEFYNLSAEELKKEQQQRSDLVEKNAMLRTKAMREREEQRERRKYNYTLLRIRLPDGNLLQGTFYAWDRLPALFAFVRESLVDGWQPFELIAPGSQKLQESEEVALAECNLVPAALLTFTWDAAVQADIAAAGGRSPSLLKPELLETIRTLS